A section of the Neorhizobium galegae bv. orientalis str. HAMBI 540 genome encodes:
- the murD gene encoding UDP-N-acetylmuramoyl-L-alanine--D-glutamate ligase — protein sequence MIAVTTFKDKPVALFGLGGSGLATARALVAGGAKVIAWDDNPDSVAKATAEGIATADLRGIDWSVQAAFVLSPGVPLTHPKPHWSVDLARAAGVEIIGDVELFVRERRALAPDCPFIAITGTNGKSTTTALIAHILRSSGRDTQLGGNIGTAILTLDPPKSERYFVVECSSYQIDLAPTLNPTAGILLNLTPDHLDRHGTMQHYADIKERLVAGSRTAVIGVDDSFCALIADRVERAGVKVRRISKRVVVADGLYAEGSRIIEAHGGATSLLVDLDGIQTLKGSHNAQNAAAAIAACLAVGVSKDEIRAGLRSFPGLKHRMQPVGRRTQVVFVNDSKATNADAAAPALSSYDRIYWIAGGLPKEGGIVSLAPLFPRIVKAYLIGEAAPAFAATLGEAVPYEISGTLEKAVAHAAADAGADTTPSAVMLSPACASFDQFKNFEVRGDAFVGHVASLDGVTMLVDLD from the coding sequence ATGATCGCGGTCACCACATTCAAGGACAAGCCGGTCGCGCTGTTCGGGCTCGGCGGCTCCGGATTGGCCACGGCCAGGGCCCTGGTCGCCGGCGGCGCGAAGGTGATCGCCTGGGACGACAATCCCGACAGCGTCGCCAAGGCCACGGCCGAGGGCATCGCGACCGCCGATCTGCGCGGCATTGACTGGTCTGTCCAGGCCGCCTTCGTGCTGTCGCCGGGCGTGCCGCTGACCCATCCGAAACCCCATTGGAGCGTCGATCTCGCCCGCGCTGCCGGCGTCGAGATTATCGGCGATGTCGAGCTTTTCGTACGCGAACGCCGGGCGCTTGCGCCGGATTGCCCGTTCATCGCGATTACCGGCACCAACGGCAAATCGACGACCACGGCGCTGATCGCTCATATTCTGAGATCAAGCGGCCGCGACACACAACTCGGCGGCAATATCGGCACCGCGATCCTGACGCTCGATCCGCCGAAGTCCGAGCGCTATTTCGTGGTCGAATGCTCGTCCTACCAGATCGATCTGGCGCCGACCCTCAACCCGACCGCCGGCATCCTGCTCAACCTGACGCCCGATCATCTCGACCGCCACGGCACCATGCAGCATTACGCCGACATCAAGGAACGGCTGGTCGCCGGCAGCCGGACCGCCGTGATCGGCGTCGACGATTCGTTCTGCGCCCTCATCGCCGACCGCGTCGAACGGGCCGGCGTCAAGGTGCGTCGGATTTCCAAACGGGTCGTCGTTGCCGACGGTCTCTATGCCGAGGGTAGCCGGATCATCGAGGCGCATGGCGGCGCGACGTCGCTGCTCGTCGATCTCGACGGCATCCAGACGCTCAAGGGCAGCCACAACGCCCAGAACGCGGCAGCGGCCATCGCCGCCTGCCTGGCGGTCGGCGTATCGAAGGACGAGATTCGCGCAGGGCTGAGATCCTTCCCGGGCCTGAAGCATCGGATGCAGCCGGTCGGGCGCCGAACCCAGGTGGTGTTCGTCAACGATTCGAAGGCGACCAATGCGGATGCGGCCGCTCCCGCGCTCTCCAGCTACGACCGGATCTACTGGATTGCCGGCGGCCTGCCGAAGGAGGGCGGCATAGTCAGCCTCGCTCCACTCTTCCCGCGTATCGTCAAGGCCTATCTGATCGGAGAAGCCGCGCCGGCATTCGCGGCGACACTCGGCGAGGCGGTGCCCTACGAGATTTCGGGCACGCTCGAAAAGGCGGTCGCGCATGCCGCAGCGGATGCAGGAGCCGACACCACACCGTCCGCGGTGATGCTGTCGCCGGCCTGCGCCAGCTTCGATCAGTTCAAGAATTTCGAGGTTCGCGGCGATGCCTTTGTCGGCCATGTCGCAAGCCTCGATGGCGTCACGATGTTGGTCGATTTAGATTGA
- the mraY gene encoding phospho-N-acetylmuramoyl-pentapeptide-transferase: protein MLIWLVELADKVQFFNLFRYITFRTGAALFTSALIVFLFGPMIIASLRLRQGKGQPIRADGPQTHFKKAGTPTMGGLMILAGIVGGSLLWADLSNVYVVATLLVTLGFGAIGFYDDYLKVTKQTDKGFSGKARLGIEFVIAGIAVFFMMRVALATGQSSNPTLGSSVAFPFFKDLFINLGIFFVLFGGFVIVAAGNAVNLTDGLDGLAIGPVMIAAASFGVIAYLAGNAVFAGYLQINFVPGTGELAVILGAVIGAGLGFLWFNAPPAAIFMGDTGSLALGGLIGSVAVATKHEIVMAIIGGLFVMETLSVIIQVGFFKMTGRRVFLMAPIHHHFEKLGWTESQVVIRFWIIAVGLAMLGLSTLKLR, encoded by the coding sequence ATGCTGATCTGGCTTGTGGAACTGGCGGATAAAGTCCAATTTTTCAACCTGTTCCGGTACATCACCTTCAGGACGGGCGCAGCTCTGTTCACCTCGGCGCTGATCGTCTTCCTGTTCGGGCCGATGATCATTGCATCGCTCCGCCTGCGCCAGGGCAAGGGACAGCCGATCCGCGCCGACGGGCCGCAGACCCATTTCAAGAAGGCCGGCACGCCGACCATGGGCGGACTGATGATTCTCGCCGGCATCGTCGGCGGATCGCTGCTCTGGGCCGATCTTTCGAACGTCTACGTGGTGGCGACCCTGCTCGTCACGCTGGGCTTCGGCGCAATCGGCTTTTATGACGACTATCTGAAAGTCACCAAGCAGACCGACAAGGGATTTTCCGGCAAGGCGCGTCTTGGCATCGAGTTCGTGATCGCGGGGATCGCCGTCTTCTTCATGATGCGGGTGGCGCTCGCCACCGGCCAGTCGAGCAATCCGACGCTCGGCTCCTCGGTCGCCTTTCCGTTCTTCAAGGACCTGTTCATCAATCTCGGCATCTTCTTCGTCCTGTTTGGCGGTTTCGTCATCGTTGCCGCCGGCAATGCGGTGAACCTCACAGACGGGCTCGATGGGCTGGCGATAGGGCCTGTCATGATCGCCGCGGCCTCGTTCGGCGTCATCGCCTATCTTGCAGGCAACGCGGTGTTTGCGGGATATCTGCAGATCAATTTCGTGCCCGGCACCGGCGAGCTTGCCGTCATTCTCGGAGCGGTGATCGGGGCGGGTCTCGGTTTTCTCTGGTTCAACGCGCCGCCGGCTGCGATCTTCATGGGCGATACCGGCTCGCTAGCGCTCGGCGGCCTGATCGGCTCGGTTGCCGTCGCCACTAAGCACGAGATCGTCATGGCGATCATCGGCGGCCTGTTCGTGATGGAGACACTGTCTGTCATCATCCAGGTCGGTTTCTTCAAGATGACCGGCCGGCGCGTCTTCCTGATGGCGCCGATCCACCACCATTTCGAAAAGCTCGGCTGGACGGAAAGCCAGGTGGTCATCCGCTTCTGGATCATCGCGGTCGGCCTTGCCATGCTCGGCCTTTCGACGCTCAAGCTGCGGTGA